A genome region from Actinobacillus arthritidis includes the following:
- a CDS encoding type II toxin-antitoxin system VapC family toxin yields MYLLDTNIVSELRKMESGKVDANVVKWFQQVNLTDAYLSVITLFEIKLGILQLKRKDIQQAKLLQSWFEQKLLPNFENRILPLDTKVMMTCAEFHIPDKKPLNDSYIAATAKAHRFKIVTRNVKDFKGCGVEVLNPFIEY; encoded by the coding sequence ATGTATTTATTAGATACCAATATTGTTTCCGAACTACGTAAGATGGAAAGCGGAAAAGTCGATGCTAATGTGGTGAAATGGTTTCAACAAGTCAATTTAACCGATGCTTATTTAAGTGTTATCACTCTCTTTGAAATTAAGTTAGGTATTTTGCAACTTAAACGCAAAGATATTCAACAAGCTAAACTTTTACAAAGTTGGTTTGAACAAAAACTCCTGCCTAATTTTGAAAATAGAATTTTACCGCTTGATACGAAAGTTATGATGACTTGTGCAGAGTTTCATATTCCGGATAAAAAGCCCTTAAATGATTCTTATATAGCCGCTACGGCTAAAGCACATAGATTTAAAATTGTGACGAGAAATGTGAAAGATTTTAAAGGATGTGGGGTAGAGGTACTGAATCCATTTATTGAGTATTAA
- a CDS encoding type II toxin-antitoxin system Phd/YefM family antitoxin: MAVISSKEFNQRASAVLKIAETEPVYITKWGKVVSVLASYAHYQAQTKSQSLAEAFSSTASTATLSEEAEQQFEQTLQQVRQQIKIRVPDLSEWE; the protein is encoded by the coding sequence CCAACGTGCCAGTGCGGTATTAAAAATTGCTGAAACCGAGCCGGTGTATATTACTAAATGGGGCAAGGTGGTTAGTGTGTTGGCAAGTTATGCTCATTATCAAGCTCAAACGAAATCACAAAGTTTAGCGGAGGCTTTTAGCAGTACGGCATCAACAGCAACATTAAGTGAGGAAGCGGAACAGCAATTTGAGCAAACTTTGCAACAAGTACGCCAACAAATCAAAATAAGAGTACCGGATTTATCGGAGTGGGAATAA